Proteins from a single region of Antechinus flavipes isolate AdamAnt ecotype Samford, QLD, Australia chromosome 2, AdamAnt_v2, whole genome shotgun sequence:
- the CA12 gene encoding carbonic anhydrase 12 isoform X1, with amino-acid sequence MPAQSFSAAGATVLILFLKVQTSVPAPLNGSKWTYVGDNGEKAWPKSFPSCGGMFQSPIDFHSDILHYDSTLSPLVLEGYNVSSNEEFSLTNNGHSVKLELPANMYIKGLGPNYRATELHLHWGNQNNPHGSEHTVEGKHFAAELHIVHYNSDKYRDISTAKDKSEGLAVLAVLIEIGSFNPSFDKIFSHLQDVKYKDQKVKIPSFNIQDLLPPNLDEYYRYQGSLTTPPCFPTVLWTVFRNPVQISQEQLLALETALYCTHIDDPSPLEMINNFRRVQKFDERLVRVSFHQEQDFSYAGLSMGVILSVAIAGVLGVSVILALSIWLLRRKKSSKKEENKGVIYKPALKKEADINP; translated from the exons gAGATAATGGAGAGAAAGCCTGGCCAAAGTCTTTCCCTTCCTGTGGAGGAATGTTCCAGTCTCCCATAGATTTTCACAGTGACATCCTTCACTATGATTCTACCCTCTCACCATTAGTGTTAGAAGGTTACAATGTATCTTCCAATGAGGAGTTTTCTCTGACTAATAACGGACATTCAG TGAAATTAGAACTGCCTGCAAATATGTACATTAAAGGCCTGGGTCCCAACTACAGAGCAACAGAACTTCACCTCCACTGGGGCAATCAAAATAACCCCCATGGCTCTGAGCACACAGTTGAGGGAAAGCATTTTGCAGCTGAG TTACATATTGTCCATTATAACTCAGACAAATACCGTGATATATCCACAGCCAAGGACAAATCAGAAGGACTAGCTGTTCTGGCTGTTCTTATTGAG ATAGGTTCCTTCAATCCTTCCTTTGACAAGATCTTCAGCCACCTTCAGGATGTTAAGTACAAAG ATCAGAAAGTTAAAATTCCAAGTTTTAATATTCAAGACCTTCTTCCTCCGAATTTAGATGAATATTACCGCTACCAAGGATCTCTGACCACTCCTCCTTGTTTCCCCACTGTGCTCTGGACAGTCTTCCGAAACCCTGTCCAAATCTCCCAGGAGCAG CTTCTGGCTCTGGAGACAGCTCTGTATTGCACCCATATAGATGATCCCTCACCTCTGGAAATGATCAACAATTTCCGAAGAGTGCAAAAGTTTGATGAAAGGCTTGTACGCGTCTCCTTCCACCAAG AGCAAGACTTTTCCTACGCAGGACTGAGTATGG GAGTCATCCTCTCTGTGGCAATAGCTGGTGTTTTAGGTGTTTCGGTCATCCTTGCATTATCAATTTGGCTTCTCCGACGGAAGAAGAG cagcaagaaagaagaaaacaaaggagtGATTTACAAACCTGCTCTCAAGAAGGAGGCTGATATCAATCCCTGA
- the CA12 gene encoding carbonic anhydrase 12 isoform X2, with amino-acid sequence MPAQSFSAAGATVLILFLKVQTSVPAPLNGSKWTYVGDNGEKAWPKSFPSCGGMFQSPIDFHSDILHYDSTLSPLVLEGYNVSSNEEFSLTNNGHSVKLELPANMYIKGLGPNYRATELHLHWGNQNNPHGSEHTVEGKHFAAELHIVHYNSDKYRDISTAKDKSEGLAVLAVLIEIGSFNPSFDKIFSHLQDVKYKDQKVKIPSFNIQDLLPPNLDEYYRYQGSLTTPPCFPTVLWTVFRNPVQISQEQLLALETALYCTHIDDPSPLEMINNFRRVQKFDERLVRVSFHQEQDFSYAGLSMGVILSVAIAGVLGVSVILALSIWLLRRKKSKKEENKGVIYKPALKKEADINP; translated from the exons gAGATAATGGAGAGAAAGCCTGGCCAAAGTCTTTCCCTTCCTGTGGAGGAATGTTCCAGTCTCCCATAGATTTTCACAGTGACATCCTTCACTATGATTCTACCCTCTCACCATTAGTGTTAGAAGGTTACAATGTATCTTCCAATGAGGAGTTTTCTCTGACTAATAACGGACATTCAG TGAAATTAGAACTGCCTGCAAATATGTACATTAAAGGCCTGGGTCCCAACTACAGAGCAACAGAACTTCACCTCCACTGGGGCAATCAAAATAACCCCCATGGCTCTGAGCACACAGTTGAGGGAAAGCATTTTGCAGCTGAG TTACATATTGTCCATTATAACTCAGACAAATACCGTGATATATCCACAGCCAAGGACAAATCAGAAGGACTAGCTGTTCTGGCTGTTCTTATTGAG ATAGGTTCCTTCAATCCTTCCTTTGACAAGATCTTCAGCCACCTTCAGGATGTTAAGTACAAAG ATCAGAAAGTTAAAATTCCAAGTTTTAATATTCAAGACCTTCTTCCTCCGAATTTAGATGAATATTACCGCTACCAAGGATCTCTGACCACTCCTCCTTGTTTCCCCACTGTGCTCTGGACAGTCTTCCGAAACCCTGTCCAAATCTCCCAGGAGCAG CTTCTGGCTCTGGAGACAGCTCTGTATTGCACCCATATAGATGATCCCTCACCTCTGGAAATGATCAACAATTTCCGAAGAGTGCAAAAGTTTGATGAAAGGCTTGTACGCGTCTCCTTCCACCAAG AGCAAGACTTTTCCTACGCAGGACTGAGTATGG GAGTCATCCTCTCTGTGGCAATAGCTGGTGTTTTAGGTGTTTCGGTCATCCTTGCATTATCAATTTGGCTTCTCCGACGGAAGAAGAG caagaaagaagaaaacaaaggagtGATTTACAAACCTGCTCTCAAGAAGGAGGCTGATATCAATCCCTGA